A window from Hallerella porci encodes these proteins:
- a CDS encoding V-type ATP synthase subunit B: MYKVYHRIERIAGSVITVKADGVANQELAQVTSAQGTSLARVIRIDKDMVDLQVFAGARGISTDSQVRFLGKPMEIPFSDALLGRVFTGAGVPRDKGPAIEENPVPIGGPSVNPAKRIIPKTMVRTGIPMIDVFNTLVVSQKLPIFSVAGEPYNQLLARIALQAEVDVIVLGGMGLKHDDYLYLKDYLEQNGALSRTVMFVHTASDPIVECLLVPDASLAVAEQFATRGKNVLVLLTDMTNFADAMKEIAITQEQIPSNRGYPGDLYSQLASRYEKAVDFEGSGSITILAVTTMPGDDVTHPVPDNTGYITEGQFYLKRGRIEPFGSLSRLKQQVNGKTRSDHRTIMNTMIQLYASYKETLEKQSMGFRMSNWDNKLLKYGERFEKEMMDLSVNIPLEKALDLGWEILADCFTPEETGIPSKMINQYWPKKG; the protein is encoded by the coding sequence ATGTATAAGGTTTATCATCGTATTGAACGTATTGCGGGTAGCGTTATCACCGTTAAGGCCGATGGCGTTGCAAACCAAGAATTGGCTCAGGTGACGAGTGCTCAGGGAACTTCTCTTGCACGCGTGATCCGCATTGACAAAGACATGGTGGACTTGCAGGTGTTCGCAGGTGCTCGCGGTATTTCAACGGATTCGCAGGTTCGTTTCCTCGGAAAGCCGATGGAAATTCCGTTTAGCGACGCTCTTCTCGGACGCGTTTTCACCGGTGCAGGCGTTCCTCGTGATAAAGGTCCCGCCATCGAAGAAAACCCAGTTCCTATCGGCGGTCCTTCGGTGAACCCCGCAAAGCGTATCATTCCGAAGACGATGGTGCGTACGGGTATTCCGATGATCGACGTGTTCAATACCCTCGTCGTTTCGCAAAAGCTCCCGATTTTCTCTGTCGCAGGCGAACCGTATAACCAACTTTTGGCGCGTATCGCATTGCAAGCAGAAGTGGATGTGATCGTCCTCGGCGGTATGGGCTTGAAGCACGATGACTATCTGTATTTGAAAGATTACTTGGAACAAAACGGTGCACTTTCTCGTACGGTGATGTTTGTGCACACGGCGAGCGACCCGATTGTGGAATGCTTGCTTGTTCCGGATGCATCTCTTGCTGTTGCTGAACAATTTGCAACTCGCGGAAAGAATGTGCTCGTCCTCCTCACGGATATGACGAACTTTGCGGATGCGATGAAGGAAATCGCGATTACGCAGGAACAGATTCCGTCGAACCGCGGTTATCCTGGCGACCTTTACTCTCAGCTTGCTAGCCGTTACGAAAAGGCGGTGGACTTCGAAGGTTCGGGCTCCATCACGATTTTGGCGGTGACGACGATGCCGGGTGACGATGTGACTCACCCTGTTCCGGATAACACCGGTTACATTACCGAAGGTCAGTTCTACCTCAAGCGCGGTCGCATTGAACCGTTCGGTTCGCTCTCTCGTTTGAAGCAGCAAGTGAACGGAAAGACCCGCAGCGACCATCGTACGATTATGAATACGATGATTCAGCTTTACGCGAGCTACAAAGAAACTCTTGAAAAGCAGTCGATGGGCTTCCGCATGAGTAACTGGGACAATAAGCTTTTGAAGTATGGCGAACGTTTCGAAAAGGAAATGATGGATCTTTCCGTGAACATTCCGCTGGAAAAGGCTTTGGACCTCGGCTGGGAAATTCTTGCCGACTGCTTTACCCCCGAAGAAACCGGTATTCCGTCCAAGATGATCAACCAGTATTGGCCCAAGAAGGGGTAA